One window from the genome of Sebastes umbrosus isolate fSebUmb1 chromosome 12, fSebUmb1.pri, whole genome shotgun sequence encodes:
- the LOC119498983 gene encoding eukaryotic translation initiation factor 4 gamma 1-like isoform X9 produces the protein MNKPPQPIAGPTSVPNPSPSPGLTQAAYGPGQPPSLVFATPPPPQMNSAPQPRQFAAGPRTLHQQGGYRALQSYYQNRPAMATSAPRVQASSGPRPVGPTHVYPPTSQMMMISQQQLSFAGSPQGYFIPPGQYRAPYMPPTQQYPVTGGTPGFYPGTSPAEYPAYEPSLAARERRGGGGRGGGRENGRLSLHGAPLTSQRYPAGAYYPAQPQYSPSVQPAPVMINPAQQQQPAPPPQQPPAQPQGPPKRERKPVVCHNKRAARLLSEIRIRDPNQGGRDITEEIMSGGRSTTTPTPPQASTADVSSAQINGEVTQPATTVTRRDENTEPPASAETPPPPAPVNTEPAEEAKEETDNQITPPAELAAQSVAPTAAVEVPSPLIKDLQSTASLPEAAAASTTTPAEAENTVDTKVSDTVDAPVGPSASLAAQEAPVQMEEPQAAPAPAEKVQEKEEKRTEDVKKLEKEEPVASAKLEPEVEVAATVPPVNEAKEETATKTETEVSPPPPSAQEPAAPQTQSVAPSSAPEPEPTPAEAAEPLLSNGLPQDTEELPEDVEFSDTTPLDKPDASQSQESTPVAKTALPVQEQEEEQEKKEEERKEKSEDAPPAPVSCPTEESTMQAATSVPKKRKNMKEFNKKENIGDLLDAFTEEQEAKPAPEPSSTSTQADPAPVAPPEPPAEVVDETWEEQEDKQNAVPKATPEPTDQKYQYKEEQWKPIDPEDKKRYDREFLLGFQFISASMNKPDGLPTISDVVLDKANKTPMRPPDPARMMNVGPDFTPSYLGNLGSRSVGGPRGPPPGPRRSQQGQRKEPRKIILSSMSLGDEVQLNKAEKAWKPAAKKSTRERAAEEEESDDPEQAKTQELFKRLRSILNKLTPQKFQELMKQVMDMTIDTEERLKGAIDLIFEKAISEPNFSVAYANMCRCLMGLKVPTSDKPGVFVNFRKLLLNRCQKEFEKDQDDDVIFEKKQKDMEAAKEGEERERLRVELQDSRDQARRRSLGNIKFIGELFKLKMLTEAIMHDCVVKLLKNHDEESLECLCRLFSTIGKDLDFEKAKPRMDQYFNQMDKIIKEKKTSSRIRFMLQDVLDLRKCNWVSRRGDQGPKTIEQIHKDAELEEQREHIKVQQQLLNRGSGGGGGGGGGGGGGGGGGGGGGRMGGNMGGRGSHTPGGGRPSQPQDEGWNTVPISKNRPIDTTRLSKITKPGSLDFNTTLLAPGGKGMWGSWGKGSSGGTGAKPASGEPESGRPATSTVNRFSALQQSGSQVSSSDSDRRAPQRSSSSRERAGERERGDRDRDRFDRFDRSEGREGRDDRSNRNQITKRSFSRESQERGGRTGDLRALTEPVRRVASMTDTRDRGSRDRGSRDRGSRDRGSRDRGSRDRGSRDRGSEDRAPSKDLPVKRESAPTPPPSLPKPALSEEELEKKSNAIIEEYLHINDLKEALQCVTELNSASLLYVFVRNGVESTLERSTVAREHMGMLLHQLVKAEVLPTEQYYKGLEETLEAAEDTAIDIPHIWLYLAELIIPMLHEGGIPMGQLFREISKPLVPLGQAGVMLVQILKLLCKEMTPKKVGAMWTEGGLNWSDFLPEDEDVNKFVTEQKVEFTTGEETESKEVDEKKVLTGEELSKQLDRLIQDKANNQRIRDWAEANLDEQQTASNQFVRALMTSVCQSAIICDSPYRVDARQIGQRASLLQRYLSDEQKELQALYALQALMVHMEQPANLLRMFFDALYDEDVIKEEAFYKWETSKDPAEQTGKGVALKSVTAFFTWLREAEEESDKE, from the exons ATGAACAAACCACCACAGCCTATAGCGGGACCCACTTCTGTCCCAAACCCTTCCCCATCCCCTGGATTGACACAG GCCGCCTACGGTCCAGGACAGCCCCCTTCTCTTGTTTTTGctacccctccacctccacaaaTGAACTCTGCACCGCAGCCAAGACAG TTTGCTGCAGGCCCCCGTACTTTACACCAACAG GGTGGATACAGAGCGTTACAG AGTTACTATCAGAACCGACCAGCCATGGCCACCAGTGCTCCAAGGGTACAGGCGAGTAGCGGCCCACGACCTGTCGGACCTACTCATGTCTACCCACCCACCTcccagatgatgatgatttccCAGCAGCAGCTGTCTTTTGCTGGCTCCCCTCAGGGCTACTTCATCCCCCCTGGACAG tACCGGGCCCCATATATGCCTCCAACTCAGCAGTATCCTGTGACCGGCGGTACACCAGGCTTCTATCCGGGAACTAGCCCTGCTGAATACCCTGCTTATG AGCCCTCTCTTGCTGCGAGGGAGAGGCGGGGTGGCGGGGGGAGAGGGGGCGGGCGAGAGAACggccgtctctctctccacgGTGCTCCTCTCACCTCCCAGCGCTACCCTG CAGGAGCATACTATCCAGCTCAGCCGCAGTACTCTCCGTCTGTCCAGCCGGCACCGGTCATGATCAACCCCGCCCAGCAACAGCAACCAGCCCCGCCTCCTCAGCAACCACCGGCACAGCCACAAGGGCCACCAAAGAGGGAACGCAAACCGGTAGTGTGTCACAACAAAAGGGCAGCGCGCCTCTTGTCTGAg ATAAGGATACGAGACCCCAACCAGGGCGGGCGTGATATCACAGAGGAGATCATGTCAGGTGGAAGGTCCACCACCACACCGACTCCCCCACAG GCCTCCACTGCAGATGTAAGCTCTGCTCAGATCAATGGTGAAGTTACACAGCCTGCCACTACAGTGACTAGAAGAG ATGAAAACACTGAGCCCCCTGCTAGCGCTGAAACCCCGCCACCTCCTGCTCCAGTAAATACAGAGCCAGCGGAGGAGGCCAAAGAGGAAACGGACAACCAGATAACACCGCCTGCTGAGTTAGCCGCACAATCTGTAGCCCCAACAGCCGCTGTTGAGGTGCCATCCCCATTGATAAAGGACCTGCAGTCTACCGCTTCCCTgcctgaagcagcagcagcatctacTACTACTCCTGCTGAAGCAGAAAATACAGTTGATACTAAAGTTAGTGACACAGTAGACGCTCCTGTCGGCCCTTCAGCATCATTAGCAGCACAAGAGGCGCCTGTCCAAATGGAAGAACCACAGgctgctccagctccagctgagAAGGtacaagaaaaggaagaaaagagaacAGAGGACGTGAAGAAATTGGAAAAAGAGGAGCCGGTGGCCAGCGCTAAGTTGGAGCCTGAAGTTGAGGTTGCTGCAACGGTTCCCCCTGTTAACGAGGCAAAGGAAGAAACGGCTACAAAGACCGAAACTGAAgtctctccacctccaccctctGCACAGGAACCTGCTGCTCCACAGACCCAGAGCGTTGCCCCGAGCTCTGCCCCTGAACCTGAACCCACACCGGCTGAAGCGGCAGAGCCTCTTCTCTCCAACGGCCTTCCTCAGGACACTGAGGAACTGCCTGAGGATGTGGAATTTTCAGACACTACACCCCTTGACAAGCCTGATGCTTCTCAATCTCAGGAATCCACACCTGTGGCTAAAACGGCATTGCCTGtccaggagcaggaggaagaacaggagaagaaggaggaagagaggaaggagaaaagcGAGGATGCCCCTCCTGCCCCTGTTAGCTGCCCTACAGAGGAATCTACTATGCAAG CTGCAACGTCTGTgccaaagaagaggaagaacatGAAGGAGTTCAACAAGAAGGAGAACATTGGAGACCTCCTGGATGCCTTCACAGAG GAGCAAGAAGCCAAGCCTGCTCCTGAGCCCTCGTCCACTTCCACTCAGGCCGACCCGGCCCCTGTTGCTCCACCTGAACCTCCCGCTGAGGTTGTAGATGAGACCTGGGAGGAGCAAGAGGACAAGCAGAATGCAGTACCTAAAGCCACACCTGAGCCAACTGATCAGAAATACCAGTACAAAGAAG AACAATGGAAGCCGATAGACCCAGAAGACAAGAAGCGGTACGACAGGGAGTTCCTCCTGGGCTTCCAGTTCATCAGCGCCAGTATGAACAAACCTGATGGCCTGCCGACCATCAGTGATGTGGTCCTGGACAAG GCAAACAAGACTCCGATGCGGCCTCCTGACCCAGCTCGGATGATGAATGTTGGTCCTGATTTTACTCCCTCGTATTTGGGGAACCTTGGGAGCAGATCAGTGGGAGGACCACGAGGCCCG CCACCTGGGCCGCGTCGCTCCCAGCAGGGTCAGAGGAAAGAGCCCAGGAAAATCATCCTCAGCAGCATGTCCCTCGGTGACGAAGTGCAGCTCAACAAGGCTGAGAAGGCCTGGAAGCCCGCGGCGAAAAAGTCCACTCGAGAACGCGccgcagaggaagaggaaagtgaTGATCCCGAACAGGCCAAGACTCAAGAGCTGTTCAAGCGTCTACGCAGTATCCTCAACAAGCTGACCCCTCAGAAGTTTCAGGAGCTGATGAAACAAGTGATGGATATGACGATAGACACGGAGGAGAGGCTGAAGGGTGCCATTGACCTCATCTTTGAGAAGGCCATCTCAGAGCCGAACTTCTCTGTGGCCTACGCCAACATGTGCCGCTGCCTTATGGGG TTGAAAGTCCCCACCTCAGACAAGCCAGGAGTTTTTGTGAACTTCCGCAAACTGCTGCTCAACCGCTGCCAGAAAGAGTTTGAGAAGGACCAGGACGATGATGTAATCTTtgagaaaaagcaaaaagacaTGGAGGCTGCCAAAGAA GGAGAGGAGCGTGAGCGCTTGAGGGTGGAGCTGCAGGATTCCAGAGACCAGGCCCGCCGCCGTTCACTGGGTAACATAAAGTTCATTGGCGAGCTCTTCAAGCTGAAGATGCTGACAGAGGCCATCATGCACGACTGTGTAGTGAAACTACTGAAGAATCATGATGAAGAGTCTTTGGAGTGTCTCTGCAGGCTGTTCTCCACAATTGGTAAAGACCTGGACTTTGAGAAGGCCAAG CCTCGCATGGATCAGTACTTCAACCAGATGGACAAGATCATCAAAGAGAAAAAGACCTCATCCAGAATCCGCTTCATGCTACAAGACGTCTTGGACCTCAGAAag TGTAACTGGGTGTCTCGTAGAGGAGACCAGGGTCCTAAAACAATCGAACAGATCCACAAGGACGCAgagctggaggagcagagggaaCACATCAAAGTCCAGCAGCAGCTTCTGAAcagaggaagtggaggaggtggaggaggtggtggaggaggtggtggaggaggaggaggaggaggaggaggcggcagGATGGGAGGGAACATGGGGGGCCGAGGCTCCCACACACCAGGAGGTGGCCGGCCTAGCCAGCCTCAGGATGAGGGATGGAACACGGTGCCCATCTCCAAGAACAGACCCATCGACACCACCCGCCTTAGCAAGATCACAAAG CCTGGTTCTCTGGACTTCAACACTACACTGTTGGCTCCAGGGGGAAAAGGCATGTGGGGCAGCTGGGGCAAAGGCAGCAGTGGAGGAACTGGAGCGAAACCAGCAAGCGGAGAGCCGG AATCTGGTCGTCCAGCCACCAGCACCGTCAACCGCTTCTCAGCCCTGCAACAGTCTGGTTCGCAGGTGTCTTCATCTGACTCTGACCGCAGAGCTCCTCAGAG GTCAAGCTCCAGCCGTGAGCGTGCTGGCGAACGAGAAAGGGGCGATCGCGACAGGGATCGCTTTGACAGATTCGATCGCAGCGAGGGACGGGAAGGTCGCGACGACAGGAGCAACCGCAACCAAATCACCAAGAGAAGCTTCAGCAGAGAGTCACAGGAGCGCGGCGGGAGGACCGGAGACCTCCGGGCCTTGACTGAGCCTGTGCGCCGCGTGGCCAGCATGACCGACACCAGGGACCGAGGAAGCCGGGACCGAGGAAGCAGGGACCGAGGAAGCAGGGACCGAGGAAGCAGAGACCGAG GAAGCAGAGACCGAGGAAGCAGAGATCGAGGAAGTGAGGACAGAGCCCCAAGCAAAGATCTCCCAG TTAAGCGTGAGAGCGCccccactcctcctccctctcttccaaAACCTGCCTTGAGTGAAGAGGAGTTGGAGAAGAAGTCGAACGCCATCATTGAAGAATACCTCCACATTAATGACTTGAAG GAGGCGTTGCAGTGTGTGACAGAACTCAACAGTGCCTCACTGCTCTACGTGTTTGTGCGGAACGGCGTGGAGTCGACGCTTGAGCGCAGCACCGTGGCTAGAGAGCACATGGGCATGTTGCTGCACCAGCTCGTAAAGGCAGAGGTATTGCCCACAGAGCAGTACTACAAAGG GCTAGAAGAGACCCTGGAGGCTGCGGAAGACACGGCCATAGATATACCTCACATCTGGCTCTACCTGGCTGAACTCATTATCCCCATGCTCCATGAGGGAGGCATCCCTATGGGACAGCTCTTCAG GGAGATCTCCAAGCCTCTCGTGCCTCTGGGGCAGGCTGGCGTGATGCTGGTACAGATCCTCAAGTTGCTCTGCAAAGAAATG ACCCCTAAGAAGGTCGGGGCCATGTGGACAGAGGGTGGGCTGAATTGGAGTGATTTCCTTCCCGAGGATGAAGACGTCAACAAGTTTGTCACTGAGCAG AAAGTGGAGTTCACCACTGGAGAGGAGACGGAGTCAAAGGAAGTGGATGAGAAGAAGGTCctcactggagaggagctcaGCAAACAGCTGGACAGACTCATCCAGGACAAAGCCAACAACCAGCGCATCAGAGACTGGGCTGAG gctAACTTGGACGAGCAGCAAACTGCTTCCAACCAGTTCGTACGAGCACTGATGAcgtcagtgtgtcagtctgcCATCATAT GTGACAGCCCGTACAGGGTGGATGCACGGCAGATCGGCCAGAGAGCCAGTCTGCTGCAGAGATACCTGTCTGATGAGCAGAAGGAGCTGCAGGCCCTCTACGCCCTCCAGGCTCTGATGGTGCACATGGAGCAGCCAGCGA ACCTCCTGCGGATGTTCTTTGACGCCTTGTACGACGAAGACGTTATTAAAGAGGAGGCCTTCTACAAATGGGAAACCAGCAAAGACCCTGCGGAGCAAACAGGCAAAggtgtggccttgaaatcagtCACCGCCTTCTTCACCTGGCTCCGCGAGGCCGAGGAGGAGTCTGACAAGGAGTAA
- the LOC119498983 gene encoding eukaryotic translation initiation factor 4 gamma 1-like isoform X4, whose amino-acid sequence MNKPPQPIAGPTSVPNPSPSPGLTQAAYGPGQPPSLVFATPPPPQMNSAPQPRQFAAGPRTLHQQGGYRALQSYYQNRPAMATSAPRVQASSGPRPVGPTHVYPPTSQMMMISQQQLSFAGSPQGYFIPPGQYRAPYMPPTQQYPVTGGTPGFYPGTSPAEYPAYEPSLAARERRGGGGRGGGRENGRLSLHGAPLTSQRYPAGAYYPAQPQYSPSVQPAPVMINPAQQQQPAPPPQQPPAQPQGPPKRERKPVVCHNKRAARLLSEIRIRDPNQGGRDITEEIMSGGRSTTTPTPPQASTADVSSAQINGEVTQPATTVTRRDENTEPPASAETPPPPAPVNTEPAEEAKEETDNQITPPAELAAQSVAPTAAVEVPSPLIKDLQSTASLPEAAAASTTTPAEAENTVDTKVSDTVDAPVGPSASLAAQEAPVQMEEPQAAPAPAEKVQEKEEKRTEDVKKLEKEEPVASAKLEPEVEVAATVPPVNEAKEETATKTETEVSPPPPSAQEPAAPQTQSVAPSSAPEPEPTPAEAAEPLLSNGLPQDTEELPEDVEFSDTTPLDKPDASQSQESTPVAKTALPVQEQEEEQEKKEEERKEKSEDAPPAPVSCPTEESTMQAATSVPKKRKNMKEFNKKENIGDLLDAFTEEQEAKPAPEPSSTSTQADPAPVAPPEPPAEVVDETWEEQEDKQNAVPKATPEPTDQKYQYKEEQWKPIDPEDKKRYDREFLLGFQFISASMNKPDGLPTISDVVLDKANKTPMRPPDPARMMNVGPDFTPSYLGNLGSRSVGGPRGPQGQRKEPRKIILSSMSLGDEVQLNKAEKAWKPAAKKSTRERAAEEEESDDPEQAKTQELFKRLRSILNKLTPQKFQELMKQVMDMTIDTEERLKGAIDLIFEKAISEPNFSVAYANMCRCLMGLKVPTSDKPGVFVNFRKLLLNRCQKEFEKDQDDDVIFEKKQKDMEAAKEGEERERLRVELQDSRDQARRRSLGNIKFIGELFKLKMLTEAIMHDCVVKLLKNHDEESLECLCRLFSTIGKDLDFEKAKPRMDQYFNQMDKIIKEKKTSSRIRFMLQDVLDLRKCNWVSRRGDQGPKTIEQIHKDAELEEQREHIKVQQQLLNRGSGGGGGGGGGGGGGGGGGGGGGRMGGNMGGRGSHTPGGGRPSQPQDEGWNTVPISKNRPIDTTRLSKITKPGSLDFNTTLLAPGGKGMWGSWGKGSSGGTGAKPASGEPESGRPATSTVNRFSALQQSGSQVSSSDSDRRAPQRSSSSRERAGERERGDRDRDRFDRFDRSEGREGRDDRSNRNQITKRSFSRESQERGGRTGDLRALTEPVRRVASMTDTRDRGSRDRGSRDRGSRDRGSRDRGSRDRGSVDSGSGDQGSRDRGSRDRGSEDRAPSKDLPAVKRESAPTPPPSLPKPALSEEELEKKSNAIIEEYLHINDLKEALQCVTELNSASLLYVFVRNGVESTLERSTVAREHMGMLLHQLVKAEVLPTEQYYKGLEETLEAAEDTAIDIPHIWLYLAELIIPMLHEGGIPMGQLFREISKPLVPLGQAGVMLVQILKLLCKEMTPKKVGAMWTEGGLNWSDFLPEDEDVNKFVTEQKVEFTTGEETESKEVDEKKVLTGEELSKQLDRLIQDKANNQRIRDWAEANLDEQQTASNQFVRALMTSVCQSAIICDSPYRVDARQIGQRASLLQRYLSDEQKELQALYALQALMVHMEQPANLLRMFFDALYDEDVIKEEAFYKWETSKDPAEQTGKGVALKSVTAFFTWLREAEEESDKE is encoded by the exons ATGAACAAACCACCACAGCCTATAGCGGGACCCACTTCTGTCCCAAACCCTTCCCCATCCCCTGGATTGACACAG GCCGCCTACGGTCCAGGACAGCCCCCTTCTCTTGTTTTTGctacccctccacctccacaaaTGAACTCTGCACCGCAGCCAAGACAG TTTGCTGCAGGCCCCCGTACTTTACACCAACAG GGTGGATACAGAGCGTTACAG AGTTACTATCAGAACCGACCAGCCATGGCCACCAGTGCTCCAAGGGTACAGGCGAGTAGCGGCCCACGACCTGTCGGACCTACTCATGTCTACCCACCCACCTcccagatgatgatgatttccCAGCAGCAGCTGTCTTTTGCTGGCTCCCCTCAGGGCTACTTCATCCCCCCTGGACAG tACCGGGCCCCATATATGCCTCCAACTCAGCAGTATCCTGTGACCGGCGGTACACCAGGCTTCTATCCGGGAACTAGCCCTGCTGAATACCCTGCTTATG AGCCCTCTCTTGCTGCGAGGGAGAGGCGGGGTGGCGGGGGGAGAGGGGGCGGGCGAGAGAACggccgtctctctctccacgGTGCTCCTCTCACCTCCCAGCGCTACCCTG CAGGAGCATACTATCCAGCTCAGCCGCAGTACTCTCCGTCTGTCCAGCCGGCACCGGTCATGATCAACCCCGCCCAGCAACAGCAACCAGCCCCGCCTCCTCAGCAACCACCGGCACAGCCACAAGGGCCACCAAAGAGGGAACGCAAACCGGTAGTGTGTCACAACAAAAGGGCAGCGCGCCTCTTGTCTGAg ATAAGGATACGAGACCCCAACCAGGGCGGGCGTGATATCACAGAGGAGATCATGTCAGGTGGAAGGTCCACCACCACACCGACTCCCCCACAG GCCTCCACTGCAGATGTAAGCTCTGCTCAGATCAATGGTGAAGTTACACAGCCTGCCACTACAGTGACTAGAAGAG ATGAAAACACTGAGCCCCCTGCTAGCGCTGAAACCCCGCCACCTCCTGCTCCAGTAAATACAGAGCCAGCGGAGGAGGCCAAAGAGGAAACGGACAACCAGATAACACCGCCTGCTGAGTTAGCCGCACAATCTGTAGCCCCAACAGCCGCTGTTGAGGTGCCATCCCCATTGATAAAGGACCTGCAGTCTACCGCTTCCCTgcctgaagcagcagcagcatctacTACTACTCCTGCTGAAGCAGAAAATACAGTTGATACTAAAGTTAGTGACACAGTAGACGCTCCTGTCGGCCCTTCAGCATCATTAGCAGCACAAGAGGCGCCTGTCCAAATGGAAGAACCACAGgctgctccagctccagctgagAAGGtacaagaaaaggaagaaaagagaacAGAGGACGTGAAGAAATTGGAAAAAGAGGAGCCGGTGGCCAGCGCTAAGTTGGAGCCTGAAGTTGAGGTTGCTGCAACGGTTCCCCCTGTTAACGAGGCAAAGGAAGAAACGGCTACAAAGACCGAAACTGAAgtctctccacctccaccctctGCACAGGAACCTGCTGCTCCACAGACCCAGAGCGTTGCCCCGAGCTCTGCCCCTGAACCTGAACCCACACCGGCTGAAGCGGCAGAGCCTCTTCTCTCCAACGGCCTTCCTCAGGACACTGAGGAACTGCCTGAGGATGTGGAATTTTCAGACACTACACCCCTTGACAAGCCTGATGCTTCTCAATCTCAGGAATCCACACCTGTGGCTAAAACGGCATTGCCTGtccaggagcaggaggaagaacaggagaagaaggaggaagagaggaaggagaaaagcGAGGATGCCCCTCCTGCCCCTGTTAGCTGCCCTACAGAGGAATCTACTATGCAAG CTGCAACGTCTGTgccaaagaagaggaagaacatGAAGGAGTTCAACAAGAAGGAGAACATTGGAGACCTCCTGGATGCCTTCACAGAG GAGCAAGAAGCCAAGCCTGCTCCTGAGCCCTCGTCCACTTCCACTCAGGCCGACCCGGCCCCTGTTGCTCCACCTGAACCTCCCGCTGAGGTTGTAGATGAGACCTGGGAGGAGCAAGAGGACAAGCAGAATGCAGTACCTAAAGCCACACCTGAGCCAACTGATCAGAAATACCAGTACAAAGAAG AACAATGGAAGCCGATAGACCCAGAAGACAAGAAGCGGTACGACAGGGAGTTCCTCCTGGGCTTCCAGTTCATCAGCGCCAGTATGAACAAACCTGATGGCCTGCCGACCATCAGTGATGTGGTCCTGGACAAG GCAAACAAGACTCCGATGCGGCCTCCTGACCCAGCTCGGATGATGAATGTTGGTCCTGATTTTACTCCCTCGTATTTGGGGAACCTTGGGAGCAGATCAGTGGGAGGACCACGAGGCCCG CAGGGTCAGAGGAAAGAGCCCAGGAAAATCATCCTCAGCAGCATGTCCCTCGGTGACGAAGTGCAGCTCAACAAGGCTGAGAAGGCCTGGAAGCCCGCGGCGAAAAAGTCCACTCGAGAACGCGccgcagaggaagaggaaagtgaTGATCCCGAACAGGCCAAGACTCAAGAGCTGTTCAAGCGTCTACGCAGTATCCTCAACAAGCTGACCCCTCAGAAGTTTCAGGAGCTGATGAAACAAGTGATGGATATGACGATAGACACGGAGGAGAGGCTGAAGGGTGCCATTGACCTCATCTTTGAGAAGGCCATCTCAGAGCCGAACTTCTCTGTGGCCTACGCCAACATGTGCCGCTGCCTTATGGGG TTGAAAGTCCCCACCTCAGACAAGCCAGGAGTTTTTGTGAACTTCCGCAAACTGCTGCTCAACCGCTGCCAGAAAGAGTTTGAGAAGGACCAGGACGATGATGTAATCTTtgagaaaaagcaaaaagacaTGGAGGCTGCCAAAGAA GGAGAGGAGCGTGAGCGCTTGAGGGTGGAGCTGCAGGATTCCAGAGACCAGGCCCGCCGCCGTTCACTGGGTAACATAAAGTTCATTGGCGAGCTCTTCAAGCTGAAGATGCTGACAGAGGCCATCATGCACGACTGTGTAGTGAAACTACTGAAGAATCATGATGAAGAGTCTTTGGAGTGTCTCTGCAGGCTGTTCTCCACAATTGGTAAAGACCTGGACTTTGAGAAGGCCAAG CCTCGCATGGATCAGTACTTCAACCAGATGGACAAGATCATCAAAGAGAAAAAGACCTCATCCAGAATCCGCTTCATGCTACAAGACGTCTTGGACCTCAGAAag TGTAACTGGGTGTCTCGTAGAGGAGACCAGGGTCCTAAAACAATCGAACAGATCCACAAGGACGCAgagctggaggagcagagggaaCACATCAAAGTCCAGCAGCAGCTTCTGAAcagaggaagtggaggaggtggaggaggtggtggaggaggtggtggaggaggaggaggaggaggaggaggcggcagGATGGGAGGGAACATGGGGGGCCGAGGCTCCCACACACCAGGAGGTGGCCGGCCTAGCCAGCCTCAGGATGAGGGATGGAACACGGTGCCCATCTCCAAGAACAGACCCATCGACACCACCCGCCTTAGCAAGATCACAAAG CCTGGTTCTCTGGACTTCAACACTACACTGTTGGCTCCAGGGGGAAAAGGCATGTGGGGCAGCTGGGGCAAAGGCAGCAGTGGAGGAACTGGAGCGAAACCAGCAAGCGGAGAGCCGG AATCTGGTCGTCCAGCCACCAGCACCGTCAACCGCTTCTCAGCCCTGCAACAGTCTGGTTCGCAGGTGTCTTCATCTGACTCTGACCGCAGAGCTCCTCAGAG GTCAAGCTCCAGCCGTGAGCGTGCTGGCGAACGAGAAAGGGGCGATCGCGACAGGGATCGCTTTGACAGATTCGATCGCAGCGAGGGACGGGAAGGTCGCGACGACAGGAGCAACCGCAACCAAATCACCAAGAGAAGCTTCAGCAGAGAGTCACAGGAGCGCGGCGGGAGGACCGGAGACCTCCGGGCCTTGACTGAGCCTGTGCGCCGCGTGGCCAGCATGACCGACACCAGGGACCGAGGAAGCCGGGACCGAGGAAGCAGGGACCGAGGAAGCAGGGACCGAGGAAGCAGAGACCGAGGaagcagagacagaggaagCGTCGACAGCGGAAGCGGGGACCAAGGAAGCAGAGACCGAGGAAGCAGAGATCGAGGAAGTGAGGACAGAGCCCCAAGCAAAGATCTCCCAG cAGTTAAGCGTGAGAGCGCccccactcctcctccctctcttccaaAACCTGCCTTGAGTGAAGAGGAGTTGGAGAAGAAGTCGAACGCCATCATTGAAGAATACCTCCACATTAATGACTTGAAG GAGGCGTTGCAGTGTGTGACAGAACTCAACAGTGCCTCACTGCTCTACGTGTTTGTGCGGAACGGCGTGGAGTCGACGCTTGAGCGCAGCACCGTGGCTAGAGAGCACATGGGCATGTTGCTGCACCAGCTCGTAAAGGCAGAGGTATTGCCCACAGAGCAGTACTACAAAGG GCTAGAAGAGACCCTGGAGGCTGCGGAAGACACGGCCATAGATATACCTCACATCTGGCTCTACCTGGCTGAACTCATTATCCCCATGCTCCATGAGGGAGGCATCCCTATGGGACAGCTCTTCAG GGAGATCTCCAAGCCTCTCGTGCCTCTGGGGCAGGCTGGCGTGATGCTGGTACAGATCCTCAAGTTGCTCTGCAAAGAAATG ACCCCTAAGAAGGTCGGGGCCATGTGGACAGAGGGTGGGCTGAATTGGAGTGATTTCCTTCCCGAGGATGAAGACGTCAACAAGTTTGTCACTGAGCAG AAAGTGGAGTTCACCACTGGAGAGGAGACGGAGTCAAAGGAAGTGGATGAGAAGAAGGTCctcactggagaggagctcaGCAAACAGCTGGACAGACTCATCCAGGACAAAGCCAACAACCAGCGCATCAGAGACTGGGCTGAG gctAACTTGGACGAGCAGCAAACTGCTTCCAACCAGTTCGTACGAGCACTGATGAcgtcagtgtgtcagtctgcCATCATAT GTGACAGCCCGTACAGGGTGGATGCACGGCAGATCGGCCAGAGAGCCAGTCTGCTGCAGAGATACCTGTCTGATGAGCAGAAGGAGCTGCAGGCCCTCTACGCCCTCCAGGCTCTGATGGTGCACATGGAGCAGCCAGCGA ACCTCCTGCGGATGTTCTTTGACGCCTTGTACGACGAAGACGTTATTAAAGAGGAGGCCTTCTACAAATGGGAAACCAGCAAAGACCCTGCGGAGCAAACAGGCAAAggtgtggccttgaaatcagtCACCGCCTTCTTCACCTGGCTCCGCGAGGCCGAGGAGGAGTCTGACAAGGAGTAA